In Paenibacillus sp., one genomic interval encodes:
- a CDS encoding D-alanine--D-alanine ligase — translation MNKKIRVGIIYGGKSGEHDVSLSTAKAVIGEFDFDKYEVFPFYITKQGEWRAGAQLLAPVDDKKRLTFENGAVVGENSSALTPLFGALTGSTAAASAPAVSAAAAAPKEVLVAAAGGAVDAHEVDVVFPLLHGTFGEDGTIQGMLEMLNIPYVGAGVLASAVGMDKVAMKKMFASEGLPQCVYRYFTRSQWERDRSYYLMEIEMSLGYPCFVKPANLGSSVGVSKARNREELIEAVREALQFDRKVIVEEFVDAREIEVSVLGNDQPRASVPGEIASSSEFYDYKAKYIDGKSVMTIPADIPLETAQEAQELAIRAFQAIDGTGLSRVDFFLKKDDGKLLLNEINTLPGFTPFSMYPLLWKESGLTYRELLDELIRLAIERHQEKQSIKYGLDD, via the coding sequence ATGAACAAGAAGATTCGAGTCGGCATCATCTACGGGGGGAAATCGGGAGAACACGACGTATCGCTCTCCACCGCCAAAGCGGTGATCGGCGAATTCGATTTCGATAAATACGAGGTGTTTCCTTTTTATATTACGAAGCAAGGCGAATGGCGGGCGGGCGCCCAGCTGCTCGCGCCGGTCGACGATAAGAAGCGCCTGACGTTCGAGAACGGCGCCGTCGTGGGCGAAAATTCGAGCGCGCTGACGCCGCTGTTCGGTGCTCTGACCGGCTCGACCGCCGCCGCTTCGGCGCCGGCCGTCTCCGCCGCGGCCGCAGCCCCCAAAGAGGTCCTTGTCGCCGCGGCCGGCGGCGCCGTCGACGCGCATGAGGTGGACGTCGTGTTCCCGCTGCTGCACGGCACGTTCGGCGAGGACGGCACGATCCAAGGGATGCTGGAAATGCTCAACATCCCGTACGTCGGCGCGGGCGTGCTCGCCTCCGCGGTCGGCATGGATAAAGTCGCGATGAAAAAAATGTTCGCCTCCGAAGGGCTGCCGCAGTGCGTGTACCGCTATTTCACCCGCAGCCAGTGGGAGCGCGACCGCTCTTATTACTTAATGGAAATCGAAATGTCGCTCGGCTACCCGTGCTTCGTAAAGCCTGCGAATCTCGGCTCGTCGGTCGGCGTGTCCAAGGCGCGCAACCGCGAGGAGCTGATCGAGGCGGTGCGCGAGGCGCTCCAGTTCGATCGCAAGGTGATCGTGGAGGAATTCGTCGACGCCCGCGAAATCGAGGTGAGCGTGCTCGGCAACGATCAGCCTCGTGCGTCCGTTCCGGGGGAAATCGCTTCCTCGAGCGAGTTCTACGATTATAAAGCGAAGTACATCGACGGGAAGTCGGTCATGACGATTCCGGCGGACATTCCGCTCGAGACGGCGCAGGAAGCGCAGGAGCTCGCCATTCGCGCGTTCCAGGCGATCGACGGCACCGGGCTGTCGCGCGTCGACTTCTTCCTGAAGAAGGACGACGGGAAGCTCCTGCTCAACGAGATCAACACGCTTCCGGGCTTCACGCCGTTCTCGATGTATCCGCTGTTGTGGAAAGAGAGCGGGCTTACGTACCGCGAGCTGCTCGACGAGCTGATCCGGCTCGCGATCGAGCGCCATCAGGAGAAGCAGAGCATCAAATACGGTCTGGACGACTAA
- a CDS encoding amidase domain-containing protein: MSWKPILYEYVNGANVREAEGAATGALLPSGERSRLKRVQAAYAERGARLLDCETRLTLRRVREGERETVADIDMRRTLRFRTRGVEHCEERVDRERVTLQRGPDNAWAVVRAEPILQERRTGGAPAAVFGSDGAAPSLRAAPLLNERVLVRGSAAPFERAGAYDREAARAYAERHWNDPNPAFIHFDVDCTNYVSQCLYAGGAPMNYTGVRESGWWYRGRSGGRELWSYSWSVAHALHWYLSASRRDGLAAETVSSAAELTIGDVICYDFDGDGRFEHSVIVTGADGAGMPLVNAHTTNSRARYWDYRDSYAWTDRTAYRFFRIRDAF, translated from the coding sequence ATGAGTTGGAAACCTATATTGTATGAATATGTAAACGGCGCGAACGTTCGAGAGGCGGAAGGGGCGGCGACCGGCGCTTTGCTGCCCTCAGGCGAAAGGAGCAGGCTGAAGCGGGTGCAGGCCGCTTACGCCGAACGCGGCGCCAGGCTGCTGGATTGCGAAACGAGACTAACTCTCCGCCGGGTCCGGGAGGGCGAACGGGAAACGGTGGCCGACATCGACATGCGGCGGACGCTGCGTTTTCGCACGCGCGGCGTCGAGCACTGCGAGGAGCGCGTCGACCGGGAGCGGGTGACGCTGCAGCGCGGACCGGACAACGCGTGGGCCGTCGTGCGGGCGGAGCCGATTCTGCAAGAGCGGCGGACGGGCGGCGCCCCCGCTGCGGTCTTCGGGAGCGATGGCGCCGCACCTTCGCTGCGCGCCGCGCCGCTGCTGAACGAGCGGGTGCTCGTGCGCGGGTCGGCGGCGCCCTTCGAGCGAGCCGGGGCGTACGACCGCGAAGCGGCGCGCGCTTACGCGGAGCGGCACTGGAACGATCCGAATCCGGCGTTCATTCACTTCGACGTCGATTGCACGAACTACGTCTCCCAGTGCCTCTATGCAGGGGGAGCGCCAATGAACTATACTGGGGTGAGGGAGTCGGGCTGGTGGTACCGGGGCCGTTCCGGCGGCCGCGAGCTGTGGAGCTACAGCTGGAGCGTGGCGCACGCGCTTCATTGGTATTTGTCGGCGAGCCGGCGGGATGGGCTTGCCGCGGAGACGGTTTCCTCGGCCGCGGAGCTGACGATCGGCGATGTGATTTGCTACGATTTCGACGGCGACGGCCGGTTCGAGCACAGCGTTATCGTGACCGGCGCGGACGGCGCGGGCATGCCGCTCGTCAACGCGCATACGACGAACAGCCGCGCCCGGTATTGGGATTACCGGGACTCCTACGCTTGGACGGATCGAACCGCGTATCGGTTTTTCCGCATCCGGGATGCGTTTTAG